From the Companilactobacillus ginsenosidimutans genome, the window AAAGCTAAATGGGGATTAACAGTCCCATTACTGGATAACAAATCAGTTAACTACAATTTGACTTTTAGTCCAACTATTAATATAGAAGGAATTAGCAGTGGTTGGGAAGGTGAAGGTGTTAAAACCGTTACTCCAAAGACTGCTAAAGCAAAATTGGAATTCAGATTAGTACCTGACCAAGATCCAAAGGATTTGTTTGCTAAGTTGACCAAATATTTAAATGATCAAGGATTTACCGATGTTAAAGTTTCATATCTGTTAGGTGAAAAAGCTTATCGTTGGGACCTTGATAGTCCAATCGTTAATACTTTAATTGACACAGCTAAAGAATTTTATGGTGGTGAGGATAAGGTTGAAGCCTTGCCATCAAGTCCAGGTACTGGACCAATGTATTTAGTTAACAAGTACGCTGAAGCACCAATCGTTTCATGTGGTGTCAGCTATTCAAAAGCTGGGAACCATGCACCAACTGAGAATATTAGAATTCAAGATTATTTAGACTTTATCGATTTCTTTGATGAATTTCTAGGAAAAATAGCGAAGGAGTAATTCAATGGCAGAACAAAACGGAATAATTCAACTAAAGGATATCGATGTTACTTTCACTAGTGAAGGTAAAACCATCGAAGCTGTAAAAGATATCTCTATTGATGTACAAAAAGGGGATGTCTTCGGTATTATTGGTTACTCAGGTGCCGGTAAAAGTACTTTAGTTCGTGTTATCAACTTATTACAAAGACCAACTTCTGGTGAGGTCATCGTCAATAACCAGAACATGCTCAGCTTGAGTGCCAAAGAATTGCGTACGGCACGTAAAAACATCGGAATGATTTTCCAACATTTTAATTTGATGAATTCATTGACAGTTTACGGGAATATCGATTTTCCATTACGTGACTCAAAACTTTCTAAAGCAGATCGTAAAAAGAAAGTTGAACATTTGTTGGACTTGGTTGGCCTTTCTGATCGTGCAAATAACTATCCATCACAATTATCCGGTGGGCAAAAACAACGTGTTGGTATTGCTCGTGCTTTAGCCAATGATCCTGAAATCTTAATTTCTGATGAGGCAACAAGTGCGTTGGATCCTAAGACAACTACAGAAATCCTCGACTTACTTGATCGTTTGAACAAACAGCTTGGTATTACAGTCGTTATCATCACTCACGAAATGGATGCCATCAAGCAAATTTGTAACCGTGTCGCCGTTATGGAACAAGGTAAACTCATTGAAGAGGGCGATTTGCTTACAATTTTTGGTAAACCACAAAAGAAACTTACGAAAGACTTTGTTGATACTTCTACACAAATCAAGTCAGCACTGGATGAAATTAAGTCTAGTGGAATCGTAAATGATTTGACTGGTAGCTTGATTGAATTGAAGTTTACTGGTGATGTCACCAATGAACCAATCGTGGTTGGTTTGTATAAGAGATTCAACGTTTCAGCAAGTATTCTTTTCAGTAATATGGAAAGATTATCTGGAACAACAATCGGTATTATGCTGTTAGCTTTAAGCGGTGACGACGATAAAGTTAAAGAAGCAATTCAATATTTGAATGATTTGAAGATCAACGTTAAAGAAATTGATCTTTCAGAAAGCGAGGGTGAATAGTCCATGTCAAACTTTTTAAATACAGTTTTTCCTAACGTTGTTGCTAACTGGTATGGGGATAACGGATTCGTTACAGCAATTTGGCAAACACTTTACATGACATTCGTCAGTGCAGTATTTGCTGGAGTTATTGGTATTATTTTAGGAATTGCCTTAGTTACAACCGCAGAAGACGGAATCACACCTAACAAAGTTGCTTACCAAATTATTGATAAGCTAGTTAACCTGTTCCGTTCAATTCCATTTATTATCTTATTGGCCGTTATTGGACCATTTACAAAATTGATTGTTGGCCAAACAATCGGACCTGAAGGTGCCTTAGTTCCGTTAGTAATTGGTACAGCGCCTTTCTTCGCCAGACAAGTTCAATTGGCTTTAGTTGAAGTTGATCGAGGAGTCGTCGAAGCTGCTGAATCAATCGGACTTTCACCAATGAAAATTATTTTTAGAGTTTATTTAAAAGAGGGACTTCCAGAATTGATTCGTTCCGGAACCTTAACAACTATTAGTTTAATTGGATTAACTGCCATGGCCGGAGCCGTTGGTGGTGGTGGCCTAGGTAACATGGCCATTTCCGTTGGGTATCAAAGATTCGAAAATGACGTAACCATCGTCTCCATGTTACTAATCTTGGTATTAGTTTTTGTAATCCAAGGTTTAGGAGATTTCGCAGTAAGAAAATTAGAGCATTAAAACTTAAGCATTATAAATAGGGAAGTAATTGTTGTGCCTGAAATGGGGGAGCGGTATTTCCCTATTTTGCTGGCCAAAAACAGTCGCTTCTATAAAAAATAGAAGCGATTTTTTAATTCTGGGGAGGATTATAAAAATGAATAAGCAAATTAAACGTCTAGTGGTAGGATTATTCGCTGCATTGTCAGTAATTATTTTAGTAGGTTGTGGAAAGAGTTCAGCAGCCAGTCATGAACAAACAGTAAAGATTGGGATTACTGGTTCGGATGATCGAATCTGGAAAGCAGTTGGAGAAAAAGTAAAAAAAGACGGCATCAACATTAAAATCGTCGAATTCAGTGACTACACACAACCGAATACAGCATTAGATCAACATGAAATTGACTTAAATGCTTTCCAAACAGTTTACTTCATGGATAACTGGAACAAGACTCATCACACAAACATAGTTTCAATCGGACAAACAGCAATTGCTCCAATGGCCCTATATTCAAAGAAAATTAAAAATATAAGTCAACTAAAAAAAGGTGACAAAGTTTCAATTCCAAACGATGCAACAAACGAAGGACGTGCACTTCAATTACTAGAAAGTGCCGGACTCATCAAAATCAACGATACAAAATTACCAACAGTCAAAGATATCACTTCAAATCCAAAGAAATTAAAAATTTCTCAACTAGATGCAGGCCAAACAGCAAGATCATTAAATGATGTCACAGCCGCAGTTGTTAATAGTGGAGTCGCAAGTGATGCAAAATTAAATCCAAAATCATCAATTTACGAAGAAAAAGTAACAGCAAAATCAAAGCCATACGTAAACGTCATTTCAGCAAATGCTAAAGACAAAGACAATCCAACTTACAAGAAAATTGTAAAAGCATATGAATCAGATGACATAGCCAAATTGATCAAGAAATACTATAGCGATTTCGAATCACCAGCATGGAATTACAAGATTTTACAATAGAAACAAGAGAAATAGCGTGGAATCCGTCCACGCTGTTTTTGTGTTTTTGAACTAATTTCAAAGTAATCACTGTAAATTAAAAGTGTTTAATTAATGAAAAAATAGGTGGTAGAACAAACAAAAAAGAATAATTTTAATAAAAATGAGTGTTGGCGCAGAACTAGATGGAGGGAGAAAATAGATTTTGGCTCAGCTACCAAAGTTCACTTTGCAGACGAAGTCTGCTTAGTGAAAGAGTCAGTTTGGAGACAATTCGGTCTTTGAATTGGCTTCAAATGGCTCTGTAGCGTTCCAGCCAAAAAATCTATTTGCTTCCGGAATCGGCAG encodes:
- a CDS encoding methionine ABC transporter ATP-binding protein, with product MAEQNGIIQLKDIDVTFTSEGKTIEAVKDISIDVQKGDVFGIIGYSGAGKSTLVRVINLLQRPTSGEVIVNNQNMLSLSAKELRTARKNIGMIFQHFNLMNSLTVYGNIDFPLRDSKLSKADRKKKVEHLLDLVGLSDRANNYPSQLSGGQKQRVGIARALANDPEILISDEATSALDPKTTTEILDLLDRLNKQLGITVVIITHEMDAIKQICNRVAVMEQGKLIEEGDLLTIFGKPQKKLTKDFVDTSTQIKSALDEIKSSGIVNDLTGSLIELKFTGDVTNEPIVVGLYKRFNVSASILFSNMERLSGTTIGIMLLALSGDDDKVKEAIQYLNDLKINVKEIDLSESEGE
- a CDS encoding methionine ABC transporter permease: MSNFLNTVFPNVVANWYGDNGFVTAIWQTLYMTFVSAVFAGVIGIILGIALVTTAEDGITPNKVAYQIIDKLVNLFRSIPFIILLAVIGPFTKLIVGQTIGPEGALVPLVIGTAPFFARQVQLALVEVDRGVVEAAESIGLSPMKIIFRVYLKEGLPELIRSGTLTTISLIGLTAMAGAVGGGGLGNMAISVGYQRFENDVTIVSMLLILVLVFVIQGLGDFAVRKLEH
- a CDS encoding MetQ/NlpA family ABC transporter substrate-binding protein encodes the protein MNKQIKRLVVGLFAALSVIILVGCGKSSAASHEQTVKIGITGSDDRIWKAVGEKVKKDGINIKIVEFSDYTQPNTALDQHEIDLNAFQTVYFMDNWNKTHHTNIVSIGQTAIAPMALYSKKIKNISQLKKGDKVSIPNDATNEGRALQLLESAGLIKINDTKLPTVKDITSNPKKLKISQLDAGQTARSLNDVTAAVVNSGVASDAKLNPKSSIYEEKVTAKSKPYVNVISANAKDKDNPTYKKIVKAYESDDIAKLIKKYYSDFESPAWNYKILQ